GATTAAGATCTCCCGCAGGGTAGGGCGTAAAGGGGGAGCGCGCTTGGCAGGGTGGGGAATTTTGGGCTATACTCCCCCCTCGGTGTAGGACGTTTTGGCAGCAGAGTCTGAGGCTTTAGGGCTGGTCCCACTCGGGGGGCTCGGCAGACCACAGCATTGATCTGATCCCATTTGTACCCGCAGCCGCCTTGCTGTGGAGTATGAGCCGTCCTCACCCTCTTCGCCGCCGGCTCACACACAACTGGGTGAGCAGTGCAGTTATAACCCTCTCTCTTTGGACACAAGAGATCATCTCTCTGAGTTGTCCCTCGGGGGGATGACAGctctgccgagaaggacctgggggcactggtggaggaaaagctggacatgagccggcaacgtgcgctcgcagcccaaaggccaaccgtgtcctgggctgcatccaaagcagcatggccagcagggcgaggggggggattctgcccctctgctctgctctggtgagacccccctgcagtgctgcgtccagctcgggggtcctcagcacaggacagacatggagctgtgggagcgggtccagaggaggccacgaaaatggtcagagggctggaacagctctgctgtgaggaaaggctgagagagttggggttgttcagcttggagaagagaaggctccggggagaccttattgtgatctttcagtaattaaaaggggcttagaagaaagatggagacagactttttagcagggcctgttgtgacaggacaggggggaatggttttaaactaaaagaggggagattcagactaggtataaggaagaaatgttttacaatgagggtggtgaaaccctggcacaggttgcccagagaggtggtggatgccccatccctgggaacattccaggtcaggttggacggggctctgagcaacctggtctggtggaagatgtccctgcccatggcaggggggttggactagatggcctttaaaggtcccttccaacccaaacctttccaCGATCCTATGGCAGACTGGGTAGCCGCCCAGGGGTGCCTGCACCGTCTGTGTGGCTGTGTCCAGCACCGCAGGGTTGTGATGCAGCCCGGGGGCTCAGCGCTGCTGTGGATGGAGCCGGCACCTCGTGCTGGCTGCTTTGATGACAgagcagagccaagctcccacctggTCGCAGACCCACCTCTCCAGACAGGACCCAGCTCTTCTAATCCCCTCATCCAACCCCCAGGTGATGAATGAAGATGGTCAAACGAGCACCATCAGAGAGAAGATCCTAACGATTGACGTGCAGCCAGGGTGGAAGCAGGGCACCAGGATCACCTTTGAGAAGGAAGGAGACCAGGTAATGACCGTGGTGTGACGTTCTGGGCCAGGTTTCCTCGGGACCGACCACGCACTCTTTGCAGGTTTCCCATTTCCGCAGGCTGTGGGCAGTTGGTGGCACGGCTAATGGGGCGATTCAGTGTTACTGTGCTCAGAAACACTCTAAGGAGCCCTTCCTGCCTGGGTTTGTCTTAAGCTAGATAAAAATTAGTAATTGAAAGGGATGGTTTTCTGCCTGTCATCACCTTTGCGAAACCCAGTCTGATTTCCCTTGGCTTAGCAGGAGTGTTTTatcaaagactattttttttttcctaaaggaagaaaatacttttcccttctccccagccAGCTGAAAGCAGCAACAAAGGGACAGGCATTTGGGTCACCTTTCCCTGTGTAAAATCATCTGCGTTACACCAAACCACTTCCaggtatctttattttttttcctcgatttTAGGGCCCAAATGTCATTCCAGCTGACATCACCTTTGTTGTCCAAGAGAAACTCCACCCGAGGTTTAAAAGAGTCAACAACAACAACCTCGCTTACGTCGCCACCATCCCCCTGGGAAAGGTAAAGAGCCAAGCGAGGGGACGGAGCCGATCCCAGCTTGTGTTTGCCCTCTGGGGCTGCAAATGCCCCTGCGGTCCCGCTCCGTGCCTTGCAGGCGCTGATCGGTTGCACGGTGGACGTGAGGACGCTGGACGGGAGGCAGCTGAACATCCCCATCAACGACATCGTGGAGTAAGTGCCGTGGGGCAAACGACTGGTGGGCTCAGGTGGTCGGACGGGGCCTTTGGTGGCCAAGGAGGTGAAGGGGTGCTCGGGAGGAACCTCAGCGTTGGCCTGTTCCTCCTCGGACAGAGCTCGGCCCTTCCCAAGCTCGTCCCCGTTGCCTGGATTCCTGGGGTGCTTCAAAACCTTTTCCAGCAGGTtcggggctgggaggggtcccagcctggaggaggaggatgcccACTGTGGGCTACTCTTCTGGTTTGGGGCCGTGTTGCTGGTagcagaggcagggagaagctggaggagcAAACTTGCCCTAAGAAACCTGCTCAGAAGCGTGCATGGGGCTCTGCACGTGGACAAATGCGGGCTCGGTGCCGTGGCCCCCACGTCGGGGTCGCCCCGCGGCTCCTCGGTGCCGTGGCCCCCACGTCGGGGTCGCCCCGCGGCTCCTCGGTGCCGTCGCCCCCACGTCGGGGTCGCCCCGCGGCTCCTCTCAGCCCCTTCCTTTGCTTTGCAGCCCCAGGTACTGTAAGGTGGTGCCAGGGGAGGGGATGCCGCTGCTCCAGGACCCCCAGCGCAGGGGTGACCTCC
This genomic interval from Calonectris borealis chromosome 1, bCalBor7.hap1.2, whole genome shotgun sequence contains the following:
- the DNAJB13 gene encoding dnaJ homolog subfamily B member 13 isoform X1 → MGQDYYAVLELGRGATDADIKKAYRKLALKNHPLKCKEPWAPKRFRQLAEAYDVLSDPMKKGIYDKFGEEGLKGGIPLEFGGENPWTVGYVFHNNPDKVFREFFGGDNPFAEFFAEDGSELMLPFGGLRGRGVMKQDPPIVRDLYLSLEDLFYGCTKKIKISRRVMNEDGQTSTIREKILTIDVQPGWKQGTRITFEKEGDQGPNVIPADITFVVQEKLHPRFKRVNNNNLAYVATIPLGKVKSQARGRSRSQLVFALWGCKCPCGPAPCLAGADRLHGGREDAGREAAEHPHQRHRGVSAVGQTTGGLRWSDGAFGGQGGEGVLGRNLSVGLFLLGQSSALPKLVPVAWIPGVLQNLFQQVRGWEGSQPGGGGCPLWATLLVWGRVAGSRGREKLEEQTCPKKPAQKRAWGSARGQMRARCRGPHVGVAPRLLGAVAPTSGSPRGSSVPSPPRRGRPAAPLSPFLCFAAPGTVRWCQGRGCRCSRTPSAGVTS